The genome window GCCCGGAATCCAGTTTTGCCCCACGGGCCTGACCTACGGAGAAGTAATAGCCAGTCTTGACCTGAACGGCGCCACGAAACGATGCCGCCGGCACGGTAAAGCTATGCCCGCCGCCGCGCGTACCGGTGACACTCACCTCAAGGTCACTGGTGCCATTTAACAAGGGCAGGCCCGTGAGGGTGAAGGGCCCCGCAGGCACAAGCGTCGTATAAATCAATACACCTGCCTGACGTACATCGACCCTGGAATCGCTGGATGCAAGGCCTTCAACCACCACCTGACTGTCACCACCCGCACCACGGGACCGGCCATCGGGAGAGAACTGGAAACCCGACAACTGCAACCCGCCAAATACGGGGTTGTCACTGGAAATCTGCCCGACTTGGAATGTCGTATTCAACGCGGTGAAATCGCGCTGTGCGTAAGCGCTTACATGCTCGCTGCGGCTCTCGCCGTTATCGGATACATAGAACTGGCGACTACGGACTATCCAGTTCCCCAGATTGAACCCCGCCTCGGTATAAGCGGACATGGAACGGGTAGAATCGCTGCCGGAGCGTTCACCAAACCCTTGCACGTCGTAATTGAACAATGCAGCGGTGCCACCCTGGGAAAACCCTCCAAGATCCCAATCAGACTCACGCATTGACTGAGTGGGCACCACCAGCGTCACCTCATCGCTGCCGGGGCGCAGCCTGACGATGGTGGCGGGGTACTCTCCCAAAAAATCATGACACGCCTGGCTGGCTGCGACGCCCTGACGAATAATGGCATCGGGCACCCGCAAACCTGCTTTTTCCAACAGGCCCGGCGTAAAACACAGTTGTCCCTGGTAATCAAATCGCGCCTCTACAAGGCCCAGCGAATTCCCATTGACCCGCAGCCCCACCACCTGGACACCCTCCCGAAAGCGCGCGGCACTACGAAAATAATCAGCAACCTTCGGGTCGATCCCATTCGCAGCCAACACAGCGAGATCAAAACCGTCCCCCAACGCCAGAGAGTGGGCAGGAACACTCCAGAGCGCAGTAAGCCCTATGAAAACCCTAGAACCCAAGGCTCGGGAAATCGAAGCCTGCAAAGACAGTGAAGGCTGATGCTGACGGCCCGTATCGTCGACTTTTTTCATCTTCCGATCAGCCCGCATCGATCACAACCGGAGCCTGGAAAACACCCACCGAGTAGCCATAGACAGTTGCAGGTTGTATCTCGATGGCGTCAGCATCCACCAATGCACCCTCGACAAGGGTCGACAGGACTTCGCCCGGCAGGATGTAAGTACGTGGCAAAACGCCGAGCTGTCTTTTTGGGAGCAGCTGGACCTCCAGCCCGAAACGTATGACATAGGCGCTATTGTTATGTACCGTCAGCCGATTGCCCCGCAACCTCCACTCAAGCAGCTTCCAAGGTTCTTGATGTCTTGGTAAACCTTGAGGATGGAGAATCAGCGGCAGGTCTTGTCGAATCGTAATGCCGATGGTCGAGCTGCCCTCGGCGCGCGCCTGCGGTATCCCCTCAAACGTAATACGCTTCAAACGTTGAGTCTTGAGCGGTAGCTTTGAAGTACTGATAACACGTACGAGTTGTGTTTCTCCCGCCTCGACTCGCGCAATAGGCGGCGTAACGATCAACAACGGCTCAGGGTCTTCCGGGATGTTCTGAATGACCGAATGAAGCAATGCGGCACTGGCATCGGTATTTCTGACGTTAATCGTCGCCTCACCGTTTTCTTCATAAAGAATGACAACCGATGTTTCCGGCTCCATGCCAGCTGCTATAACATCCCCCGATAACAAACAAGAAAGACTCATACAGCCGAACAACGCAACCACAGAACTCAAAGTACGCCACATCAAGTTGCACCCACATACAAAATGAAAACCATGAACAGCCGTTCAAACAGCGATAAGCAGCCCACATGCAGTTCCGGCTAAATAAACCGCAATGCAGGCTGGCGTTAACTATTTAGATTCGAGCGACGACCAGAGTAGCGAGCCCGTTCAAAGGAACATCTTGGCTAAGGTTCAAATCATTGGCTTTATTGATAACGGCTTTAACGATGAGCGTGCCGGAAACCGAACTAACCAACGCAGGGGTCGGTGCTGTACTACGACTCCACGAATGCTGGTATGGGGTCTTATCGATCCTACCGTCGCTGTTGTACAACCAACCAGCGCTCTGACTCACCCTTTTCAGCGGATACAAGGAAGAGCCGGTAGCGGTAAGGTTCATAAACCTGACCGAGTAACCGCCCGTACGCTTGGTGCCCACCATGCCAAGGCCAAAATTCTGGGATTCGGGAAAACCCGGGCCTAAAATGCCAGGCACCGTGCTATTGGACTGCGAGTCAGCAATAGACAAGGACACTTGGGTAGCAGTCGACCCGCAGTTTATGCTGAACGGCAGGGGCTTTTCTGACAAATGATAGTAATCATTCGCCGGGAGGCTTGCTGCTGGAATCGTCGCGTAGTCAACAGTCCCCCCCCCAGTGAGAGTTACCGTACAGGCTGCCGGTTTAATAGTACCGATAACTCTCAGGTTCCCCGAACTACCGGTATTGGCCTGAGCGGTTACCGTCGCCCCCAAGCACATCAACCCGAACGTAAAACCCACAACTTTATTCATAACTACCTCATCACTTGACGTTGTCAGGCGTATTCATTTTTCACTTTCACACCCCCCAGAAAATCGATTGGGGCATGTAAAGCTGTAAATAAATAACACCAAGGCAAGATTGCCGAGTGACAGTCTGCGGTCACGCCCTCGATTGAAAAATAAGACAAGACCCTAGTTATTGTGAGAGCAGTAAAGACAAAGAGTAGTCTCAACCCAATAAACAACATAGGGTATTGATATCGACCCTGTAGGGAAATTCACAAACAGTTCAACTACAGTTCTTTGACAAAACTCCTACAAACTTAAAGCGCTATCCACGGAGCGCTTTGAAAAACGCCCTACATTTCCCACAAAAATCCCTCACAGACACCTGCCGGAAAATTACCCAAGCAGTACGCGTTGGCACCAAAGGTCGATCGTGGCACGATGGTTGGGTTATCGACCGAGACCCTCTTACCATGCCGCAATCCCAAGCCAAGAATCTGTCCCTGATCGCCGCCATCGACCTGGGCTCCAACAGCTTTCATATGGTCGTGGCCAAGGCCCAGAACGGCGAAATCCGCATCCTTGAGCGGCTCGGAGAGAAAGTGCAACTGGCTGCCGGGATCGACGACGAGCGCCAGCTCAACGAAGAATCCATGCAACGCGGGCTCGATTGCCTGAAGCGGTTTGCGCAACTGATCAACGGCATGCCCCTGGGCGCCGTTCGAATCGTCGGCACCAACGCGTTGCGTGAAGCACGTAACCGTGGCGAATTCATCCGCCGCGCCGAGGAGATCCTCGGGCACCCGGTAGAAGTCATCTCCGGCCGTGAAGAAGCCCGTCTTATCTATCTGGGCGTGTCCCACACCCTGGCCGACACCCCGGGCAAACGCCTGGTCGCCGACATCGGCGGGGGCAGTACCGAATTCATCATTGGGCAAAGATTCGAGCCATTGTTGCGCGAAAGCCTCCAGATGGGCTGCGTCAGCTTCACCCAGCGTTACTTCAAAGACGGCAAGATCACCCCGGCACGCTACGCCCAGGCCTATACGGCGGCGCGGCTGGAGATCATGAGCATCGAACACGCCCTGCATCGCCTGACCTGGGATGAAGCCATCGGCTCGTCCGGCACCATCCGTGCCATCGGCCTGGCACTGAAAGCCGGCGGCCATGGCACCGGTGAAGTCAACGCCCAGGGCCTGGCGTGGCTCAAGCGCAAGCTGTTCAAACTGGGGGACGCCGAGAAAATCGACTTCGACGGTATCAAGCCTGATCGTCGCGCGATCTTCCCGGCCGGCCTCGCGATTCTCGAAGCGATCTTCGATGCTCTTGAACTGCAACGCATGGACCACTGTGACGGTGCCCTGCGCGAAGGTGTGCTCTACGACCTGCTGGGTCGCCATCACCACGAAGACGTGCGTGAGCGCACGCTCACCTCGTTGATGGAGCGCTATCACGTCGACCTGGAACAAGCCGCACGTGTGGAGCGCAAAGCCCTGCACGCCTTCGACCAGGTGGCCGAGGACTGGGACCTGGAAGATGGCGTCTGGCGCGAGCTGCTGGGCTGGGCCGCCAAGGTGCATGAAGTGGGCCTGGACATCGCCCACTACCATTACCACAAGCACGGCGCCTACCTGATCGAGCACTCGGACCTGGCCGGCTTCTCCCGCGAGGACCAGCAAATGCTCGCCCTGCTGGTGCGCGGCCATCGCCGTAACATCCCCAGGGACAAATTCGCTGAATTCGGTGACGAAGGCATCAAGCTGATCCGCCTGTGCGTGCTGCTGCGCTTTGCGATCCTGTTCCACCACATCCGTGGCACCCAGGAAATGCCCCAGGTGACCCTGCGCGCCGACGGCGACAGCCTGGACGTGGTGTTCCCGAAAGGCTGGCTGGATGAGAATCAACTGACCCAGGCGGATTTTGGCCAGGAAGCCGAGTGGCTGACCCGGGTGGGGTTCAGCCTGAACCTGCGCTGATCTGAAGAACGCTGCAAAACAATTGTGGGATGGGCTTGTGTGGTGAGCGGGCTTGTCCCGCGCTGGGCTGCGAAGCAGCCCCAATGAAAACGCCGCATTCCGTCAGGCAGAATGCGGCGTTTGGTTTTAGGGCCGCTTCGCGGCCCAGCGCGGGACAAGCCCGCTCACCACAACACGCCAGCTCACACAGTAGGGCCAGCTGTTAGTTCACCGACAGAATCGGACTACCCAACTTCTCCAACAACGTCGCCTGCGCACTGCGCGGGTTCTGGTTGCCGGTCGGCGTGTTGCGCACGTAGCGACCGTCCGACTGCAGGCTCCAGCTGTGGGTGTTGTCGGTGAGGTAGCTTTCCAGCTCCTTCTTGACCCGCATGATCAACTTCTTGCCTTCCACCGGGAAGCAGGTCTCTACGCGCTTGTCGAGGTTGCGCTCCATCCAGTCGGCACTGGAGAGGAACATCTGTTCTTCGCCGCCGTTGAGGAAGTAGAACACCCGCGTGTGCTCCAGGAACCGGCCGATGATCGAGCGCACGTGAATGTTGTGCGACACCCCGACAATGCCCGGACGCAGGCAGCACATGCCGCGCACCACCAGGTCGATACGCACGCCGGATTGGCTGGCCTTGTACAGCGCGCGGATGATCTTCGGATCGGTCAGCGAGTTGAACTTGGCGATGATGTGCGCCGGCTTGCCGTCGAGGGCGAACTGGGTTTCGCGGGCAATCATGTCGAGCATGCCCTTCTTGAGGGTGAACGGCGCGTGCAGCAGCTTCTTCATGCGCAAGGTCTTGCCCATACCGATCAACTGGCTGAACAACTTGCCGACGTCTTCACACAAGGCGTCGTCGGAAGTCAGCAGGCTGTAGTCGGTGTAGAGCTTGGCGTTGCCGGCGTGGTAATTACCGGTGCCCAAGTGGGCGTAACGCACGATCTCACCGGCTTCGCGGCGCAGAATCAGCATCATCTTGGCGTGGGTCTTGAAGCCGACCACGCCATAGATCACCACCGCACCGGCTGCTTGCAGGCGGCTGGCCAGTTGCAGGTTGGATTCTTCGTCGAACCGCGCACGCAACTCGATCACCGCGGTGACTTCCTTGCCGTTGCGCGCGGCGTCAACCAAGGCATCGACGATTTCCGAGTTGGCGCCGGAACGGTACAGGGTCTGGCGTACGGCCAACACATGCGGGTCCTTGGCGGCCTGGCGCAGCAGGTCGACCACGGGCGTGAAGGACTCGAACGGGTGCAGGAGCAGGATGTCCTGCTTGCTCACCACGCTGAAGATGTTCTCGCTGTTTTGCAGCAGTTTCGGGATCTGTGGGGTGAATGGCGTGTATTGCAGTTCCGGATGGCTGTCCAGGCCGGTGATGCTGAACAGGCGCGTCAGGTTCACCGGGCCATTGACTTGATACAACTCGGTCTCGCCCAGGTTGAACTGCTTGAGCAGGTAGTCCGACAGATGTTTCGGGCAGGTGTCGGCCACCTCAAGGCGCACCGCATCGCCGTAGCGCCGCGAGAACAGCTCGCCGCGCAGGGCACGGGCCAGGTCTTCGACGTCTTCGGAGTCCAGCGCCAGGTCGGC of Pseudomonas azotoformans contains these proteins:
- a CDS encoding DUF1120 domain-containing protein, which gives rise to MNKVVGFTFGLMCLGATVTAQANTGSSGNLRVIGTIKPAACTVTLTGGGTVDYATIPAASLPANDYYHLSEKPLPFSINCGSTATQVSLSIADSQSNSTVPGILGPGFPESQNFGLGMVGTKRTGGYSVRFMNLTATGSSLYPLKRVSQSAGWLYNSDGRIDKTPYQHSWSRSTAPTPALVSSVSGTLIVKAVINKANDLNLSQDVPLNGLATLVVARI
- a CDS encoding fimbria/pilus chaperone family protein — protein: MWRTLSSVVALFGCMSLSCLLSGDVIAAGMEPETSVVILYEENGEATINVRNTDASAALLHSVIQNIPEDPEPLLIVTPPIARVEAGETQLVRVISTSKLPLKTQRLKRITFEGIPQARAEGSSTIGITIRQDLPLILHPQGLPRHQEPWKLLEWRLRGNRLTVHNNSAYVIRFGLEVQLLPKRQLGVLPRTYILPGEVLSTLVEGALVDADAIEIQPATVYGYSVGVFQAPVVIDAG
- the ppx gene encoding exopolyphosphatase, with amino-acid sequence MPQSQAKNLSLIAAIDLGSNSFHMVVAKAQNGEIRILERLGEKVQLAAGIDDERQLNEESMQRGLDCLKRFAQLINGMPLGAVRIVGTNALREARNRGEFIRRAEEILGHPVEVISGREEARLIYLGVSHTLADTPGKRLVADIGGGSTEFIIGQRFEPLLRESLQMGCVSFTQRYFKDGKITPARYAQAYTAARLEIMSIEHALHRLTWDEAIGSSGTIRAIGLALKAGGHGTGEVNAQGLAWLKRKLFKLGDAEKIDFDGIKPDRRAIFPAGLAILEAIFDALELQRMDHCDGALREGVLYDLLGRHHHEDVRERTLTSLMERYHVDLEQAARVERKALHAFDQVAEDWDLEDGVWRELLGWAAKVHEVGLDIAHYHYHKHGAYLIEHSDLAGFSREDQQMLALLVRGHRRNIPRDKFAEFGDEGIKLIRLCVLLRFAILFHHIRGTQEMPQVTLRADGDSLDVVFPKGWLDENQLTQADFGQEAEWLTRVGFSLNLR
- the ppk1 gene encoding polyphosphate kinase 1; this encodes MNTEGLTEVAVKDAHPVVEQVTETPPEHEPAAPVVVAEPPVPAPVAAVTNLDDSSLYIHRELSQLQFNIRVLEQALDESYPLLERLKFLLIFSSNLDEFFEIRVAGLKKQITFAREQAGADGLQPHQALARISELVHGHVDRQYAILNDILLPELEKHQVRFIRRRHWTTKIKTWVRRYFRDEIAPIITPIGLDPTHPFPLLVNKSLNFIVELEGIDAFGRDSGLAIIPAPRLLPRIIKVPEEVGGAGDNYVFLSSMIHAHADDLFQGMKVKGCYQFRLTRNADLALDSEDVEDLARALRGELFSRRYGDAVRLEVADTCPKHLSDYLLKQFNLGETELYQVNGPVNLTRLFSITGLDSHPELQYTPFTPQIPKLLQNSENIFSVVSKQDILLLHPFESFTPVVDLLRQAAKDPHVLAVRQTLYRSGANSEIVDALVDAARNGKEVTAVIELRARFDEESNLQLASRLQAAGAVVIYGVVGFKTHAKMMLILRREAGEIVRYAHLGTGNYHAGNAKLYTDYSLLTSDDALCEDVGKLFSQLIGMGKTLRMKKLLHAPFTLKKGMLDMIARETQFALDGKPAHIIAKFNSLTDPKIIRALYKASQSGVRIDLVVRGMCCLRPGIVGVSHNIHVRSIIGRFLEHTRVFYFLNGGEEQMFLSSADWMERNLDKRVETCFPVEGKKLIMRVKKELESYLTDNTHSWSLQSDGRYVRNTPTGNQNPRSAQATLLEKLGSPILSVN